The following coding sequences are from one uncultured Cohaesibacter sp. window:
- a CDS encoding ABC transporter permease has product MLTYVLRTLLKMAITLFVIVTLVFFATRLSGNAIDFVVGEGITKEDRALLIAYYGLDASLATQYWRFLVSCLTGQFGLSFVEGRSVAQIASERIWPSLELLLSSVGFTLLLSIPLGILAALNRQSIVGSIIMVFAFIGYAVPSFVIAILLVLTFAYSLNWLPVVGDGTLWHFIMPTIAMSGTMIAALTRFTRNAMLDVLGLDYMRTARAKGLPESIVILKHGLKNASITILSVIGLQIAGLAAAGSVVVESIFSWPGIGDLLVRSAITRDYPVLQFGVLMVAVAVIIINALVDLTYAYADPRIRLAKD; this is encoded by the coding sequence ATGCTGACTTATGTTTTACGCACACTACTGAAAATGGCGATCACACTTTTTGTGATTGTTACCCTTGTCTTTTTCGCTACGCGGCTTTCAGGCAATGCCATCGACTTTGTTGTTGGGGAAGGTATCACCAAAGAAGATCGCGCCTTGTTGATTGCCTACTATGGGCTTGATGCTTCTCTTGCTACGCAATATTGGCGATTTCTCGTGTCCTGTCTGACCGGTCAGTTCGGCCTTTCCTTTGTTGAAGGGCGTTCCGTTGCCCAGATCGCGTCGGAGCGTATCTGGCCATCTTTGGAATTGTTGCTCTCTTCAGTCGGGTTCACCCTGTTGCTTTCCATTCCACTGGGCATTCTTGCCGCGCTCAATCGCCAATCAATCGTTGGCAGCATCATCATGGTGTTTGCCTTTATAGGTTACGCTGTTCCGTCCTTTGTGATTGCCATCCTTTTGGTGCTTACTTTCGCCTACTCGCTGAATTGGTTGCCTGTGGTCGGCGACGGGACACTTTGGCATTTCATCATGCCCACGATTGCCATGTCAGGCACGATGATTGCGGCGCTCACACGTTTTACCCGCAACGCAATGCTGGATGTATTGGGGCTGGACTATATGCGCACTGCACGTGCGAAAGGGTTGCCTGAGAGCATCGTCATTCTCAAACACGGTCTCAAAAACGCGTCCATTACCATTCTTTCGGTCATTGGTCTTCAGATTGCTGGCCTCGCAGCAGCAGGTAGCGTGGTGGTGGAATCCATATTCTCTTGGCCGGGCATCGGCGATCTGTTGGTTCGCTCTGCCATCACTCGCGACTATCCGGTCTTGCAGTTCGGAGTCCTCATGGTTGCCGTTGCGGTGATCATCATCAACGCGTTGGTCGATCTGACATACGCCTATGCAGACCCCCGCATCAGACTTGCAAAGGATTGA
- a CDS encoding HAD family hydrolase, protein MMQVSNKVYSTSGFSINIAEEYKVILCDLDGCLISGSIALPGSIKFVELNRNKIWIVSNNSSDTGASLARKLIGLGLDIASERLLLAGEFSIRQLAETCSGAEISIYADAPLLELAEELGLRQNDDKPDFVLLARDQSFNLASLERICRQLQQGAEFVVTNIDATHPGNLGAPVPETGALLSAVHTCLPDIDFKSFGKPDTALIDLAFERAGELPRNCVFVGDNAETDGLAAARAGLNFIHIVHEQFSLKRSAELPQETGVQPC, encoded by the coding sequence ATGATGCAGGTTTCTAACAAAGTTTATTCGACCTCTGGGTTCAGTATAAATATTGCTGAAGAGTACAAGGTTATTTTATGTGATCTTGATGGATGTCTTATATCTGGAAGTATCGCCCTTCCAGGGTCAATAAAATTTGTAGAACTCAATAGAAACAAGATTTGGATTGTTTCTAATAATTCTTCTGACACTGGAGCCAGTCTTGCAAGAAAGCTGATCGGGCTCGGACTGGACATCGCTTCGGAAAGACTGCTTCTTGCTGGAGAATTCTCGATTCGCCAATTGGCTGAGACCTGTTCTGGCGCGGAAATATCGATCTATGCCGATGCTCCGCTTTTGGAATTGGCGGAAGAACTGGGCCTTAGGCAAAATGATGACAAGCCAGATTTTGTTCTGCTGGCAAGAGACCAATCGTTCAATTTAGCAAGCCTCGAAAGAATCTGTCGCCAATTGCAACAGGGTGCAGAGTTCGTTGTTACCAACATTGACGCTACGCATCCGGGTAATCTGGGTGCGCCTGTGCCGGAAACCGGGGCTTTGCTTTCGGCGGTGCATACCTGCTTGCCCGACATCGATTTCAAAAGCTTTGGCAAGCCGGATACCGCTTTGATTGATCTTGCTTTTGAGCGTGCTGGCGAACTGCCCCGAAACTGCGTGTTTGTCGGTGACAATGCTGAGACTGATGGATTGGCGGCAGCACGGGCCGGACTGAATTTCATTCACATTGTTCATGAGCAGTTCTCTCTGAAGAGATCTGCAGAGTTGCCTCAGGAAACAGGAGTGCAGCCATGCTGA
- a CDS encoding valine--tRNA ligase: MLEKTFDAATVESRLYDAWEEAGAFKAGAGKKDGQDSFSIVIPPPNVTGSLHMGHALNNTLQDVMIRYHRMKGYDVLWQPGMDHAGIATQMVVERQLAANKEPDRRSMGRDAFVERVWKWKGESGGTIFNQLRRLGATADWSRERFTMDEGLSKAVQKVFIQLYEEGLIYRGKRLVNWDPKFETAISDLEVENKEVDGHMWHFKYPLAGGETYTYVEKDEDGNVIFEEERDYISIATTRPETMLGDGAVAVHPSDERYAPILGKLCEIPVGPKEFRRLIPIIRDEYPDPDFGSGAVKITGAHDFNDYQVARRNKIPCYRLMDVKASMRDDGASYAECAAKAAAIVKSGELPSERDVDAINLVPDEYRGLDRFEARKRIVEAINAEGLCVFTKDEEGNDIPLVENKKIMQPFGDRSGVVIEPMLTDQWFADAKTLAGPAIESVRAGRTKFVPQNWEKTYFEWMENIEPWCISRQLWWGHRIPAWFGPDEHIFVAHDDEEAAAQAKAHYGKDVELRRDEDVLDTWFSSALWPFSTLGWPDQTPELERYYQTDVLVTGFDIIFFWVARMMMMSMHFMKEEPFHTVYVHALVRDEHGAKMSKSKGNVIDPLNLIDEFGADAVRFTLTAMAAQGRDIKLATSRVAGYRNFGTKLWNATRFTQMNGCERTAGFDPSAVTETVNQWIVAELAKTATEVSDAIESYRFNDAANVLYRFVWNLYCDWYIELSKPVLQDEGESDAKKETQACAAWVLDQICLLLHPIMPFITEELWAETGKAGPARKSLLILEEWPSYDIKDTGAADEINWLVDMISAIRSIRAEMNIAPSIKFKLEIVGASEETKARLASHDAVLKRLARVEEISISETVPQGSAQVVVHEATVALPLAGVIDLDAEKARLEKEIDKISKVADKFAKKLGNEKFVANAPAEIVEEQKSKLAEQNELKAKVQEALNRILAAL; encoded by the coding sequence ATGCTTGAAAAAACTTTTGATGCGGCCACAGTCGAGTCGCGCCTTTATGATGCATGGGAAGAAGCCGGCGCATTCAAAGCCGGAGCAGGCAAGAAGGATGGACAAGACAGCTTCTCCATCGTAATTCCACCGCCAAACGTTACGGGCTCACTTCATATGGGCCATGCTCTTAACAACACCCTTCAGGACGTCATGATCCGCTATCACCGCATGAAGGGCTATGATGTTCTCTGGCAACCAGGCATGGACCATGCAGGCATCGCAACGCAAATGGTTGTTGAACGCCAGTTGGCAGCCAATAAGGAACCTGATCGTCGTTCCATGGGCCGCGATGCCTTTGTCGAACGCGTCTGGAAATGGAAAGGCGAATCCGGCGGCACCATCTTCAATCAGCTGCGCCGTCTCGGTGCAACAGCTGACTGGTCTCGCGAACGCTTCACCATGGACGAAGGCCTTTCAAAGGCCGTTCAGAAGGTCTTCATTCAGCTTTATGAAGAAGGCCTCATCTACCGCGGCAAACGCCTCGTCAACTGGGATCCAAAGTTCGAAACCGCGATTTCCGACCTCGAAGTCGAGAATAAGGAAGTCGACGGCCATATGTGGCACTTCAAATATCCTCTCGCTGGTGGGGAAACCTACACCTATGTCGAGAAGGATGAAGACGGCAACGTCATTTTTGAAGAAGAGCGCGATTATATCTCCATCGCCACGACCCGTCCGGAAACCATGCTGGGCGATGGCGCGGTTGCTGTTCATCCTTCCGATGAACGCTATGCACCGATCTTGGGCAAGCTGTGCGAAATCCCGGTCGGACCAAAAGAATTCCGTCGTCTGATCCCGATCATTCGTGACGAATATCCAGATCCTGATTTTGGATCTGGCGCTGTGAAGATCACCGGCGCCCATGACTTCAACGACTATCAGGTTGCCCGTCGCAACAAGATCCCGTGCTACCGCCTGATGGACGTCAAGGCTTCCATGCGTGATGATGGTGCTTCATACGCCGAATGCGCAGCAAAAGCAGCTGCAATCGTCAAATCCGGCGAGCTGCCAAGCGAGCGCGACGTTGACGCCATCAACCTTGTTCCAGACGAGTATCGCGGACTTGATCGCTTCGAGGCACGCAAGCGCATTGTCGAAGCCATCAATGCCGAAGGCCTCTGCGTCTTTACCAAAGACGAAGAAGGCAACGACATTCCGTTGGTCGAAAACAAGAAGATCATGCAGCCGTTTGGCGACCGTTCGGGCGTTGTCATTGAACCGATGCTGACCGACCAGTGGTTTGCAGATGCCAAGACCCTTGCCGGTCCAGCGATCGAGTCTGTCAGGGCAGGGCGCACCAAGTTCGTTCCTCAGAATTGGGAAAAGACCTATTTCGAGTGGATGGAAAACATCGAGCCTTGGTGTATTTCCCGTCAGCTCTGGTGGGGCCATCGCATTCCTGCCTGGTTCGGCCCGGATGAGCATATCTTCGTTGCCCACGATGATGAAGAAGCAGCAGCTCAAGCAAAAGCCCATTATGGCAAGGACGTAGAGCTTCGCCGTGACGAAGACGTTCTGGATACGTGGTTCTCATCTGCTTTGTGGCCATTCTCGACCCTTGGCTGGCCAGACCAGACGCCGGAATTGGAACGCTACTATCAGACCGACGTGCTCGTCACCGGCTTTGATATCATCTTCTTCTGGGTTGCCCGCATGATGATGATGTCCATGCATTTCATGAAGGAAGAGCCGTTCCACACGGTTTATGTTCATGCCTTGGTTCGTGATGAGCATGGCGCGAAAATGTCCAAATCCAAGGGCAACGTCATCGATCCGCTCAATCTGATCGACGAATTCGGGGCAGATGCCGTTCGCTTCACCCTCACAGCCATGGCAGCGCAGGGCCGCGACATCAAGCTTGCCACCAGCCGCGTTGCTGGCTATCGCAACTTCGGCACCAAACTCTGGAACGCAACCCGCTTCACGCAAATGAACGGCTGTGAGCGCACGGCTGGCTTTGATCCGTCTGCGGTCACGGAAACGGTAAACCAATGGATCGTCGCAGAGCTGGCCAAGACGGCAACAGAAGTTTCTGACGCCATCGAGTCCTATCGTTTCAACGACGCCGCCAATGTTCTTTATCGCTTCGTATGGAACCTTTATTGCGATTGGTATATCGAGCTTTCAAAACCTGTTCTTCAGGACGAAGGCGAAAGCGATGCCAAGAAGGAAACACAAGCCTGCGCAGCTTGGGTTCTCGATCAGATCTGCTTGCTTCTACACCCGATCATGCCTTTCATCACCGAAGAGCTGTGGGCAGAAACCGGCAAAGCTGGTCCGGCACGCAAGAGCCTGCTCATTCTTGAAGAATGGCCTTCATACGATATCAAGGACACTGGCGCAGCCGATGAAATCAACTGGCTTGTAGACATGATCTCGGCGATCCGTTCCATTCGCGCCGAAATGAACATTGCTCCATCAATCAAGTTCAAGCTTGAGATTGTTGGCGCATCGGAAGAAACCAAGGCCCGCCTTGCTTCTCATGATGCTGTTCTCAAGCGTCTGGCTCGTGTGGAAGAAATCTCCATCTCTGAAACAGTCCCTCAAGGGTCTGCCCAGGTTGTTGTTCACGAAGCTACCGTTGCTCTGCCTCTGGCTGGCGTGATTGATCTCGACGCAGAAAAGGCTCGTTTGGAAAAGGAAATCGACAAAATTTCCAAAGTTGCCGATAAATTTGCCAAAAAGCTTGGAAACGAGAAATTCGTCGCCAATGCTCCGGCTGAAATCGTCGAAGAACAGAAATCCAAATTGGCCGAACAAAACGAGCTGAAGGCAAAAGTTCAGGAAGCCTTAAACCGCATTCTGGCTGCGCTCTAG
- a CDS encoding DUF2497 domain-containing protein, producing MSNSSAAQEPSMEEILASIRRIISDEEAAIGDDSSANSEPEADPNEALSQEALDALFDEPVSKPEPEPEPEPEEEEEIDMAAAMAAMEEEEEASQEEEEDVLDLPSEWQESDFVEPQEEDVVFANIEEKAAEEPSPIEDIVNQKLEEAVPEALNAVFASAPMPEGPLPTVERGAPLVSDDTSKKVTSAFGDLTHTILNNNSRTIENVVEDMLRPMLKAWLDQNLPVMVERLVRAEIERVSRGEQHYR from the coding sequence ATGTCAAATTCCAGTGCAGCTCAAGAACCCTCGATGGAGGAGATTCTCGCTTCCATCCGTAGAATCATCTCGGATGAGGAGGCTGCTATCGGCGATGACTCTTCAGCTAATAGTGAACCGGAAGCAGATCCGAACGAAGCTTTGAGTCAGGAAGCTCTTGACGCTTTATTTGATGAACCCGTCTCGAAACCAGAGCCGGAACCAGAACCTGAACCTGAGGAAGAAGAAGAAATCGACATGGCTGCAGCAATGGCAGCTATGGAAGAAGAGGAAGAAGCTTCTCAGGAGGAAGAAGAGGATGTCCTTGATCTTCCTTCAGAATGGCAGGAATCCGATTTTGTTGAGCCGCAGGAAGAAGATGTTGTCTTCGCCAATATAGAAGAAAAGGCTGCTGAAGAACCGAGCCCGATCGAGGATATTGTCAACCAGAAGCTTGAGGAAGCTGTCCCGGAAGCGCTCAATGCCGTTTTTGCTTCCGCTCCCATGCCTGAAGGCCCGCTCCCAACCGTTGAGCGCGGCGCGCCGCTGGTCTCTGATGATACGTCAAAAAAGGTTACCAGCGCTTTTGGCGACCTGACCCATACCATCCTGAACAACAATTCTCGCACAATCGAGAATGTCGTTGAAGATATGCTGCGCCCAATGCTCAAAGCTTGGCTTGACCAGAATCTGCCAGTGATGGTGGAACGCTTGGTACGCGCAGAAATCGAACGAGTGTCCAGGGGCGAGCAGCACTATCGCTGA
- a CDS encoding TolC family outer membrane protein produces the protein MAGLRTISLCALTALLCNAHGASAENLSHALALAYSNNPTLNAARAGLRATDESVPQALSGYRPTISASGSAARSVTESDYLTGVARKNQVNTTSLGLQVQQILYRGNRTKNGVKQAEVAINAAREGLKSTEQSVLLEVATAYMDILQNQAILELRKQNVAFLEEQARSAKDRFAVGETINTDVNQAEASLAAAIAQVHAAEASLSASRATYEQLVGAKAGTLVAGYSVDNLFPKTLDKAISQGLTRHPSILSAQYSVDSAELEVKIAEGALLPTVSLTGAASRSWTNNVSRNNVSGSTNSASLTGSISIPLYSGGANYSTIRKAKETLGQTRIQLDLARAQIRATIVSAWASLQASIPSITAAQAQVKAARLATQGVIEEQKVGQRTLLDVLDQQETLISARISLVQAQHDRIVASFSLASATGNLSASNLKLKVKRYDPTEHYKAVRDKWIGLRTPDGR, from the coding sequence GTGGCAGGGCTTCGGACAATATCGCTATGTGCTTTAACTGCACTTCTTTGCAATGCGCATGGTGCCTCAGCGGAAAATCTTTCTCATGCTCTGGCGCTAGCATATAGCAACAACCCGACGCTTAACGCAGCAAGAGCTGGTTTGCGTGCAACTGACGAATCTGTCCCTCAGGCATTATCTGGCTACAGACCTACGATTTCCGCATCAGGATCAGCTGCTCGCTCAGTAACAGAGTCCGATTATCTGACTGGCGTTGCCAGAAAAAACCAAGTCAACACCACATCTCTGGGACTGCAGGTTCAGCAGATTCTTTATCGGGGCAACCGAACAAAGAATGGTGTAAAACAGGCAGAAGTGGCGATTAACGCTGCAAGGGAAGGGTTAAAGTCCACTGAACAGTCAGTGCTTTTGGAAGTTGCAACAGCCTATATGGATATTTTGCAAAACCAAGCCATTCTCGAACTGAGAAAACAGAATGTTGCCTTCCTTGAAGAGCAGGCTCGTTCAGCAAAAGACCGCTTTGCCGTTGGCGAGACCATCAACACCGATGTGAATCAGGCAGAAGCCAGCTTGGCCGCTGCAATCGCTCAGGTCCATGCAGCAGAAGCTTCTCTCTCCGCAAGTCGCGCCACTTACGAGCAGTTGGTCGGAGCTAAAGCAGGCACATTGGTCGCTGGCTACTCGGTCGACAATCTATTCCCAAAAACATTGGACAAAGCAATATCTCAGGGTTTGACGAGACACCCGTCTATCCTGTCCGCCCAATATTCTGTCGATTCCGCTGAACTGGAAGTCAAGATCGCGGAAGGCGCACTGTTGCCAACAGTTTCATTGACTGGCGCGGCCTCTCGGTCCTGGACAAACAATGTGAGCAGAAACAATGTTTCTGGCTCGACCAATAGCGCTTCGCTCACAGGCTCTATCAGCATTCCCCTTTATTCTGGTGGCGCAAACTATTCCACGATCCGTAAGGCCAAGGAAACTCTGGGCCAAACGCGCATTCAACTAGATCTCGCACGCGCCCAGATCCGTGCAACCATTGTTTCTGCCTGGGCAAGCCTGCAGGCCAGCATTCCTTCTATCACCGCCGCTCAGGCTCAGGTCAAGGCCGCAAGACTTGCAACGCAGGGCGTGATCGAAGAACAGAAAGTCGGCCAGCGCACATTGCTCGACGTTCTCGATCAACAGGAAACGCTGATCTCGGCTAGGATTTCTCTGGTTCAGGCGCAGCATGATCGTATCGTTGCTTCATTCAGTTTGGCCTCTGCGACAGGCAACCTGTCGGCTTCCAACCTGAAACTGAAGGTCAAGCGTTACGATCCAACCGAGCATTACAAAGCAGTTCGAGACAAGTGGATCGGTCTTCGTACTCCAGATGGTCGCTAA